In Gossypium arboreum isolate Shixiya-1 chromosome 5, ASM2569848v2, whole genome shotgun sequence, a single genomic region encodes these proteins:
- the LOC108451914 gene encoding hsp70-Hsp90 organizing protein encodes MATSSFNKIERAHQMYREGRYEEALVYYMEALAVARTKPQKIALHSNRAACYLKLHHFKKAAEECTSVLELDNKHTGALMLRAQTLVTLKEYNSALFDVNQLIELNPSLEVYYNLQARLRTQVALAPIPESEAELEEEEEHGEPYTVEEGEEQDDAKEDIVRPAVWEDRNAQPNEDLVKETMIFPNVKGSAEQEVVATPQGPNEKYSKGHDKIPKPKGHSEQKSVAQRTVVAAPIEQGIKDSKGWHAIPKPKGHSALDYARWDKVEDDSSDDDDDSEEESQPQYRFRVRTLGIQPVK; translated from the exons ATGGCGACGTCGTCGTTTAACAAGATCGAGAGGGCCCACCAGATGTATCGAGAAGGGAGGTATGAAGAAGCCCTTGTTTACTACATGGAGGCGTTGGCGGTTGCTAGGACCAAGCCTCAAAAGATCGCTTTGCACAGTAATAGAGCTGCTTGTTACTTGAAATTACATCATTTCAAAAAG GCAGCAGAAGAATGTACCTCTGTTCTTGAGCTTGACAACAAGCATACTGGAGCTTTGATGTTGCGAGCGCAAACACTCGTCACGTTAAAGGAGTACAATTCAGCTCTCTTTGATGTCAACCAGCTCATAGAGTTGAATCCCTCTTTGGAAGTTTATTATAACCTTCAAGCTCGCTTGAGGACGCAAGTG GCTCTTGCTCCAATACCCGAGTCTGAAGCAGAGTTGGAAGAAGAGGAAGAACATGGGGAACCCTATACAGTGGAGGAAGGAGAGGAACAAGATGATGCAAAGGAAGATATTGTACGGCCAGCTGTTTGGGAAGATCGGAATGCTCAGCCTAATGAGGATCTGGTAAAAGAAACAATGATTTTCCCCAATGTTAAAGGATCTGCTGAGCAGGAAGTAGTTGCTACACCTCAAGGACCAAATGAAAAATATTCCAAAGGACACGACAAGATACCTAAACCCAAGGGACACTCAGAACAGAAGAGTGTGGCTCAAAGAACTGTAGTTGCTGCTCCTATAGAACAGGGCATCAAAGATTCCAAAGGATGGCATGCAATCCCCAAACCGAAGGGACACTCAGCTTTGGACTATGCTCGGTGGGATAAAGTTGAAGATGACTctagtgatgatgatgatgacagTGAAGAGGAGTCTCAGCCTCAATACCGGTTCCGGGTAAGAACTCTTGGCATTCAACCGGTGAAGTGA